One Streptomyces coeruleorubidus DNA segment encodes these proteins:
- a CDS encoding acyl-CoA thioesterase, which translates to MLQNSRDGHVDVRDHLKGFGGLHGGLALALVTSAMRQHAEGRELVSVTGRFGRAIDAPFRIDTALTHAGRSSSIVSGRAESERGPLLDSWAVFAAAAGDVSWPTVQQPIPEVPSPKECDVFAIPKEFVPISTSMEIRPVGSARPYAGGNRAELVAWVRLLEDDIPPDAVRFVFLMDALAPSYAAVLSTLALVPTVEITVRPGAGLAKASSPWLLLRATTQQAASSGWSSEWIDAWDPDGTHLGSAQQLRMVRGG; encoded by the coding sequence TTGCTGCAGAATTCGCGGGACGGTCATGTCGACGTTCGCGACCATCTGAAAGGCTTCGGCGGGCTGCACGGCGGACTGGCGCTCGCCCTGGTGACCTCGGCCATGCGGCAGCATGCCGAAGGGCGTGAACTGGTCAGTGTGACGGGCCGGTTCGGCCGTGCCATCGACGCCCCGTTCCGGATCGACACCGCCCTGACGCACGCCGGCCGGTCCAGCTCGATCGTGTCCGGGCGCGCCGAGTCGGAGCGTGGTCCGCTGCTCGACTCCTGGGCGGTCTTCGCCGCGGCGGCCGGCGACGTCTCGTGGCCGACGGTGCAGCAGCCGATCCCCGAGGTGCCGAGCCCCAAGGAATGCGACGTGTTCGCGATTCCGAAGGAATTCGTGCCGATCTCGACGAGCATGGAGATTCGCCCGGTGGGCTCGGCACGCCCTTATGCGGGTGGGAACCGGGCCGAACTGGTGGCATGGGTCCGCCTCCTGGAGGACGACATTCCGCCGGACGCCGTGCGCTTTGTCTTTCTGATGGACGCGCTGGCTCCGTCGTACGCGGCGGTGCTCTCGACACTGGCGCTGGTGCCGACCGTGGAGATCACGGTGCGCCCCGGGGCGGGGCTGGCGAAGGCGTCGTCGCCATGGCTTCTCCTGCGGGCGACGACACAGCAGGCCGCCTCCTCCGGATGGTCCTCGGAATGGATCGACGCCTGGGATCCGGACGGGACCCACCTGGGCTCCGCCCAGCAGTTGCGCATGGTCCGCGGCGGCTGA
- a CDS encoding fatty acyl-AMP ligase yields MLEPSASPPDGLSLPEILTARAEAHPDALAFRFLPDGTTDHPVDWTYRDVELRSRAVARELSRRGIEDSRVVLALDPGLDYVAALFGILRAGCTAVPSFPPFGRRAMARFLSIMVDCEPRAVLTDGRFAPQVEAFEAQYPKGTPKAQWIFPDETLFEGDGAEVPPRLANPALLQYSSGSTGEPKGIVLTHENLVSNCRVLEAHAGMEPDRVGCSWLPPYHDMGLMGTIMLAVHGGWPLVMMSPVHFVQDPYRWLAALTEYRVTITVGPNFAFDLCTSSIPDEALDSLDLSSLRQVFCGSEPVSAATLERFRERFASCGYDAASLIPCYGLAEATLFVTGKPAKNGAVRLERLDKAALGTGTAVRVDAGDTSGVEVVGCGVSAVGHEVLVVDPQTAEVLPDGRVGEVWVAGPNVAGGYWRRPELSAAAFGARPAGAAQAGPGFLRTGDLGFVLDGELFVTGRLKDVIVISGRNLYPQDIEASVERCDGALRRCAVFSVSGDEAGGSDEEQVVVVAEYRGTSGQFAAQEKSLRAAVTAAVTADHGVRPAELYFGPPGTVLMTTSGKVRRKATKAAFLEGTLKRFTVPAGSGAAR; encoded by the coding sequence GTGCTGGAACCATCCGCAAGCCCGCCTGACGGACTCTCGCTGCCGGAGATCCTCACGGCCCGGGCGGAGGCGCACCCGGACGCACTGGCCTTCCGGTTTCTGCCGGACGGTACGACGGATCACCCGGTGGACTGGACGTACCGGGACGTTGAACTGAGGTCACGCGCGGTCGCCCGGGAGCTCTCCCGGCGCGGGATCGAGGACAGCCGTGTGGTCCTGGCGCTCGACCCCGGACTCGACTACGTGGCCGCCCTGTTCGGCATCCTGCGGGCCGGCTGCACCGCGGTGCCCTCGTTCCCGCCTTTCGGACGCCGGGCGATGGCGCGCTTTTTGTCCATCATGGTGGACTGCGAGCCTCGGGCGGTGCTGACCGACGGCCGGTTCGCACCGCAGGTGGAAGCGTTCGAGGCGCAGTACCCCAAGGGCACCCCGAAGGCCCAGTGGATCTTCCCCGACGAAACCCTCTTCGAGGGGGACGGCGCCGAGGTGCCGCCGAGGCTCGCGAACCCGGCGCTCCTCCAGTACAGCTCGGGTTCGACCGGTGAGCCCAAGGGCATCGTGCTGACTCACGAGAACCTGGTCAGCAACTGCCGGGTGCTGGAGGCCCACGCGGGCATGGAGCCCGACCGCGTCGGCTGCTCCTGGCTGCCGCCGTACCACGACATGGGCCTGATGGGCACCATCATGCTGGCCGTCCACGGGGGCTGGCCGCTGGTCATGATGTCGCCGGTGCACTTCGTGCAGGACCCGTACCGCTGGCTGGCGGCACTGACCGAGTACCGGGTGACGATCACGGTCGGTCCCAACTTCGCCTTCGACCTGTGTACGTCCTCGATCCCCGACGAGGCGCTCGACTCGCTCGATCTGTCCTCGCTGCGCCAGGTGTTCTGCGGAAGCGAACCGGTGTCCGCGGCGACGCTGGAGCGGTTCCGGGAGCGGTTCGCAAGCTGCGGCTACGACGCCGCGTCGCTCATCCCCTGCTACGGCCTGGCCGAGGCGACCCTGTTCGTGACGGGCAAGCCGGCCAAGAACGGCGCCGTCCGGCTGGAGCGGTTGGACAAGGCGGCGCTCGGGACCGGGACGGCCGTGCGGGTCGACGCCGGTGACACCTCCGGCGTCGAGGTGGTCGGCTGCGGTGTGTCCGCGGTGGGCCACGAGGTGCTGGTGGTCGACCCGCAGACGGCCGAGGTGCTGCCGGACGGCCGGGTCGGCGAGGTGTGGGTGGCGGGCCCGAACGTGGCCGGCGGCTACTGGCGGCGGCCGGAGCTGAGCGCCGCGGCCTTCGGCGCCCGGCCGGCCGGAGCGGCGCAGGCGGGCCCGGGCTTCCTGCGCACCGGCGACCTGGGGTTCGTACTCGACGGTGAGCTGTTCGTGACCGGGCGGCTCAAGGACGTGATCGTCATCAGCGGCCGGAATCTCTACCCGCAGGACATCGAGGCCTCGGTGGAGCGCTGCGACGGCGCGCTGCGCCGGTGCGCCGTGTTCTCCGTGTCCGGGGACGAGGCGGGCGGATCGGACGAAGAGCAGGTGGTCGTCGTCGCCGAGTACCGCGGTACGTCCGGCCAGTTCGCCGCGCAGGAGAAGTCGTTGCGCGCCGCGGTGACCGCGGCGGTCACCGCCGACCACGGAGTGCGGCCCGCCGAGTTGTACTTCGGTCCTCCCGGCACGGTGTTGATGACCACCAGCGGCAAGGTCCGCCGCAAGGCGACCAAGGCCGCTTTCCTGGAGGGCACCCTGAAGCGTTTCACGGTGCCGGCCGGCAGCGGGGCAGCGCGATGA
- a CDS encoding NADPH:quinone reductase, whose amino-acid sequence MLAAYIEELGSPDLIQVGELPPPQPGPGDVLVDVEVTAVNHVDTFVRSGAWRTPMSFPFVIGRDLVGTVVAAGPGAPGFRAGDRVWCSSLGHAGRQGAAAERVVVPADRLYRLPDGVDPVDAVALSHPASTAYLALFTHGRVRAGETVLILGAAGNVGSAAVVMAAQAGARVVAVASARDADYCRSLGARNVIDYRDPEASWWIGEAAPGGVDLYIDTSGRNDLETAMNLLAPRGRVVILAGLKTRPVLPAGPLYLQDRSVHGFAISHARADELAEAATHIGRLMADGLLRPRATEVLPLSKAAKAHRMLEESKVHGKLVLRVADPAR is encoded by the coding sequence ATGCTTGCCGCCTACATCGAAGAGCTCGGTTCGCCGGATCTCATCCAGGTCGGTGAACTGCCCCCTCCCCAGCCCGGCCCCGGCGATGTGCTCGTCGACGTCGAGGTGACCGCCGTCAACCACGTGGACACCTTCGTACGTTCAGGGGCCTGGCGGACGCCGATGTCCTTCCCCTTCGTCATCGGACGTGACCTGGTGGGCACGGTCGTGGCGGCCGGGCCCGGCGCACCCGGCTTCCGGGCCGGGGACCGGGTGTGGTGCAGCAGCCTCGGGCACGCGGGCCGCCAGGGTGCCGCCGCCGAGCGGGTCGTGGTGCCGGCCGACCGGCTGTACCGCCTGCCGGACGGCGTCGACCCGGTGGACGCGGTCGCGCTCTCCCATCCGGCGTCGACGGCCTACCTCGCGCTGTTCACCCACGGGCGGGTGCGGGCCGGGGAGACCGTCCTCATCCTCGGCGCCGCGGGAAACGTCGGCAGTGCCGCCGTGGTGATGGCAGCTCAGGCCGGTGCCCGGGTGGTCGCCGTCGCCTCGGCGCGGGACGCGGACTACTGCCGCTCTCTCGGCGCCCGGAACGTGATCGACTATCGGGACCCCGAGGCCTCCTGGTGGATCGGGGAGGCCGCACCGGGCGGAGTCGACCTGTACATCGACACGTCCGGTCGCAACGACCTCGAGACGGCGATGAACCTCCTCGCGCCCCGGGGACGCGTCGTGATCCTGGCCGGCCTGAAGACCCGGCCCGTCCTGCCGGCCGGACCGCTGTACCTGCAGGACCGATCGGTGCACGGCTTCGCCATCTCCCACGCCCGCGCCGACGAACTGGCCGAGGCCGCCACCCACATCGGCCGGTTGATGGCCGACGGCCTGCTGCGCCCGCGTGCCACGGAGGTACTGCCGCTGAGCAAGGCGGCCAAGGCCCACCGCATGCTCGAGGAGAGCAAGGTCCACGGAAAGCTGGTGCTACGGGTCGCCGATCCGGCCCGGTGA